Genomic DNA from Trypanosoma brucei brucei TREU927 chromosome 9, whole genome shotgun sequence:
AGCAGGCGCGCATTACGAGGGAATGGTATTACGGCGAGCACTTTCTGAAACAGTTGGAGCAAACATGCACGAGCAGAAGAGATACTCTGGCAGTTGCTTACCGCACAATTAACAAGGTTGAAAAGGAGTGGCGCGAGGACCATAATGGGAAGAGGCGCGAATGGCAGGTTACACATCTCAACGATCCGGTCTACATGACATATGGTGAATTATGGGAGAACTCTGTGGCCTTTGGAAAGGGTTTAAGGGAGTATGGAGCAAAGGAAGGGGACCGTGTTGCCATTTACGAGGATACGCGATGGGAGTGGCTTGCCTCTGCTATTGGGGTTTGGACGCAGTTGATGGTTACTGTAACAGTTTACGCTAACCTCTGCCGGGAGGGGCTGATGCACGCGCTCAAGGAGACGGAGTGTGCCGCTATTATTTGCAACGGCCAAAACATAAAGGATCTCATTACCTTACTGAAGGAGGTCAATCTCACCAACACCACGTTGGTCTATCTCGACTCTCTACCAGATGGGTTAAATGATGAAGGCATGCGCTTAATACCATGGAAACAGGTGCTGGAGACGGGAATGAAGAGTAACCTGGGCTATACCATTCCTGGAAATTGTGACACAACGGCTTTGATCATGTACACAAGTGGCACAGTGGCGGCACCCAAGGGTGTCATGCACACCTTTGGTTCTCTCACCGCCAGTAAAAATGGGCTGGCGGACCGCTTCCTTGAGTGTATTGGACCCAAGGAGGAGGGTGAGACATATGTATCTTACCTCCCCCTTGCTCACATTTTGGAGTTTATTGCTGATGTGGTGATGCTTAGCCGCGGTACCTTGGTGTGTTTTGGTTCGCCACGAACACTCACGGATGATACGGCGCGACCACGAGGTGACTTGAAGGAGTTTAAGCCAGTGTTTATCGTTGGAGTCCCACGGATCTTTGAGACAATACGGAAGGTTGTGGAAAGTCGGCTACCACCTGTGGGTAGTTTTAAGAGGACCCTCTTTGATACTGCCTATGCTGACCGACTCCGTGCTCtcaaggaggggaaagataCGCCTTTCTGGAATGAAAAGGTTTTTAAGGTCCCACGCGACATGTTCGGTGGCAGGCTGCGTGGAGTGGTATGTGGTGGCGCACCTCTCGCTGACAGGACACAAGAGTTCATGCGGGTTGTCTTCGGCCTTCCGCTGGGACAAGGCTACGGATTGACAGAAACGTGCTGCAACGGAAGCATACAACGTTTGGGTGAGTTATATCCATCAGTTGGTCAACTCCTGAAAGGGGTTGAAGGGAGGCTATTGGATACAGATGAGTACAAGCACACTGATAAGCCATTCCCGCGAGGGGAGCTCTGCCTTCGTGGGTCGTTTATGTTCAAGGGCTACTACAAGCAGGAGGCCATGAGCAAAGAAGTGTTGATTCCAGGGGGTTGGTTCCGCACGGGGGACGTTGTGGAAATTGGTGAAGATAATGCCCTGCGAGTCATTGGCCGTGTTAAGGCACTGGTGAAGAACCTACTCGGAGAATACATTCAGCTGGAGTACCTGGAAGTGATTTACTCACAGCATCCATTGTCTGCCCCTAATGGCGTCTGCATTCTTGTAAATCAGCGGCGGGCATACATATGTGCCCTTGTAATCACCGACGAGGAAAGGGCTAAGAAGTTTGCCCAAGAAAATGGAATTGGTGGAACGTGGCCCGAGATACTTAAGGACCCGACTTTCCACCAACGTGCCGCCAAGTCGTTGTCGAATTTCGGCGCTTCAATTGGTAGAAAACCCTTTGAACTGCTCCGTCAGGTACGTGTGATCGCCGATGAGTGGACGGCAAAGAATGGGATGCTCACTGTCTCGATGAAAATCCGTCGCAACAAGGTGGAAGAAAGGTACGGCGATGTCATTGAACAACTTTTCAAGTATGAGTAACGCGTGCGGTCAGCGAGGGATGGTGTTGTGGACCACACGTTGGGTCTGTGCTGTGGGGTTATCGCTGGGTGAATCATTTGat
This window encodes:
- a CDS encoding fatty acyl CoA synthetase 1 (identical to GB:AAF19437.1: fatty acyl CoA synthetase 1 {Trypanosoma brucei;}) — encoded protein: MGMYVTKLLSLWSHWFEVDDEVIIARQKFGPLAHICGPAEGENCSPVYRSIGVTDEEQARITREWYYGEHFLKQLEQTCTSRRDTLAVAYRTINKVEKEWREDHNGKRREWQVTHLNDPVYMTYGELWENSVAFGKGLREYGAKEGDRVAIYEDTRWEWLASAIGVWTQLMVTVTVYANLCREGLMHALKETECAAIICNGQNIKDLITLLKEVNLTNTTLVYLDSLPDGLNDEGMRLIPWKQVLETGMKSNLGYTIPGNCDTTALIMYTSGTVAAPKGVMHTFGSLTASKNGLADRFLECIGPKEEGETYVSYLPLAHILEFIADVVMLSRGTLVCFGSPRTLTDDTARPRGDLKEFKPVFIVGVPRIFETIRKVVESRLPPVGSFKRTLFDTAYADRLRALKEGKDTPFWNEKVFKVPRDMFGGRLRGVVCGGAPLADRTQEFMRVVFGLPLGQGYGLTETCCNGSIQRLGELYPSVGQLLKGVEGRLLDTDEYKHTDKPFPRGELCLRGSFMFKGYYKQEAMSKEVLIPGGWFRTGDVVEIGEDNALRVIGRVKALVKNLLGEYIQLEYLEVIYSQHPLSAPNGVCILVNQRRAYICALVITDEERAKKFAQENGIGGTWPEILKDPTFHQRAAKSLSNFGASIGRKPFELLRQVRVIADEWTAKNGMLTVSMKIRRNKVEERYGDVIEQLFKYE